GCGGCCGGGCCCTCGAGGCCCTCCGGACCGCACATCAGGACGGTCCGCCCGCACGGCAGACCGTGACGCTGGAGTAGCGCCGAAAATTGTACCTGAACGAAATAAAAGGGAGGGGCACGAGTGTTTCGTGCCCCTCCCTTTGTTCTTCCCGATAGTGCTTTCCTGAGTGGGGCTGCGGCCCCAGAAGCAGGAACGGTTGCCCGATTCCCGATTACTCGTCGTCGGCTCCGCCCTCCGCCACGCGCTTGCCGGCGAGCCATTCGAGCCCGGCCCACATGAATTCCTCCAGGTCGCCGTCCAGAATGTTGCCGCTGTCGTGGCGCATCACACCGGTCCGGTGATCTTTCACGTACTGCTTGTCGAGTACGTACGAGCGGATCTGACTGCCCCACTCGATCTTTTTCTGCTCGCCGCGCGCCTTGGCGTCTTCCTCCTCGCGCTTGCGTACTTCGATGTCGTGCAGACGCTGTTTGAGAATCCGAAAGGCCATCTCGCGGTTCTTGATCTGCGAGCGCGTGACCTGAATCGCTACCTGCAGACCGGTTGGGAGGTGCGTTACCCGTACGGCAGAGTCAGTCGTGTTGACCCCCTGGCCACCGGCGCCCTGCGAACGGTACACGTCAACGCGCACGTCACTGTCGGGAACGTGAATGTCGATTTCCTGTTCGGGAACCTCGGGCACCACGTCTACGGACGCAAATGAGGTGTGACGGCGGTTGTTGCTGTCAAAAGGCGACACCCGCACCAGGCGATGTACGCCGTGTTCGGGTGCCAGCATGCCGAAGGCGCGCTCACCGCGCACGATGAACTGTGAGGTGGTGATGCCCGCCTGATCGCCGGCCTGTTCGTCGAGCAGTTCGACTTTATACCCGTTGCGCTCGGCCCAACGCATGTACATACGAGAGAGCATGCCCGCCCAGTCTTGCGCTTCGGTGCCCCCGGCGCCGGGCTTGACCAGCACAATGGCCGGGGCGTCAGCGTGCTTCATGGTGAAGAGCGTCTCGCGGTACAGCTCGTCTACCCGACCCTGCAGGCCGTGCAGCTCCTCTTGCAGCATCTCGCGCTCGTCGGGTGTGGACATCTCGAGCATTTCACCCAGTCCCTCGGCATCCGAGGAAAGGGTACCGTAGGCTTCCACCAGTCGCCGCAGTGAAGTCGCTTCCTGGTTTACGGCACGGGCCCGTGACTGGTCATTCCAGAGGGCCGGGTCCTGCAGTTCATGATCCAGTTCGTTCAGGCGCCGGGTTTTCCCGGGAATGTCAAAGATACTCCCGGAGGGCGGCCAGCTTTTCCAGCAGTTGTTCCATGCGCTCCTCCTTGACGCGCTCGCCTTGATGCGGCGCGCAATGCAAACGCGAGTATATCAGGGAGAGCTGGTGGCTCCCGTCCGTCCGTCAGTCCGTCACTTCACGGGCAGGCATCCCTGAGCCTGGAGAGTTCGGCGTGGCGCCGGCACGAGCGGCACACCTGGAGTGGACCAAGCCACTCACGAGGCTTTCGAGCTCTGGGTGGGCTGGTATGAACGCAGCTTGAGCCGCTCCATAACCAGGGTCGTAGTAATAGTGACTAGGCTCACTACATGAACACATCGCAGCAGGTGAAACGCGAAGTGCAGCATGCCGCGCATCAGGCCGCGCCCTGGGTCGTGCGGCTCGCCCGGCTCGGGTACGCTTCCAAAGGAGCGGTATACGTGACATTGGGAGCACTGGCGGCACGCGCAGCGTTCGGGCAGGGAGGCAAGACCACGGACACGCGAGGCGCCATCGCCAGCATCGGCGAGCAGCCGTTCGGACAGGCGCTGCTGGTTGTGGTGGCACTTGGCCTGATCGGGTACTCTTTGTGGCAGTTTGCCCGCGCCGCGCTTGACCCGGAAGGACAGGGCACGGGGGCCAAAGGACTGGCCAAACGCCTGGGTTACCTGCTCAGCGGCGGAGCCCACACCGCGCTGGCCCTCTACGCGGGCAGTCTGGCCACCCGCGCTCGTCCCATCGGTGGCAGTGGCCGAAATGAGGACGACTGGACAGCCCTGCTGCTCGATCAACCTTTTGGACCATTTCTGGTGGGCGCCGTCGGTCTCGTCGCCTTGGGCATTGCGGCCAGCCAGCTGTTCGTGGCCTACAAAAAGGCCTTTCTGAAACGCCTCGACCTGAGCCGCCTGCCGGCGGACCGTCAGCGTCTGGCCACGCGGCTTGGGCAGGCGGGAATCGCCGCACGAGCGGTGGTACTCGCTATTGTTGGCGGTTTTTTTCTGCAGGCCGCGTGGACACATAATGCCCAGAGAGCAGGTGGCATTGCCGAAGCGCTCCGTACTGTGGAGCAGCAACCGTTCGGCCCGTGGCTGCTGGGAACGGTCGCGTTGGGTCTGATTGCCTTTGGCCTGTACGCCGTTGTGCAGGGCCTGTTTCGCCGGATTCGTCTGGAATGAACACCGAAACGTGCCAGGGCGTCTTGAGTAGGGCGCCCGGGGCGCGCCTCCGCCTGGGGCGGTACACTGAGCACCGACCAGGCGGCGCGCCTTTCGGCCGCTCGCCACCAACATGTCGAAGGGAGTGCCCACATGACCCAGACCGCCCATAACCCCGGTGACCTGCGAGAAGACAACCTGCGTGACCCGACGGTATTCGCGTTGATTGACCGTGAACGCCAGCGCCAGTTCGAAGGCCTCGAACTGATTGCCTCTGAAAACTTCACCTCGTCTGCGGTGCGTGAAGCGGTCGGCAGTGTGCTGACCAACAAGTACGCCGAAGGTTACCCTGGCAAGCGCTGGTACGGCGGCTGTGAAGTGGTGGATGAAGTGGAGCGTCTGGCCATCGAACGCGCCAAGGAGCTCTTTGGCGCCGCCTGGGCCAACGTGCAGCCACACAGTGGCTCAAGCGCCAACCTGGCCGTGTACTTCGCGCTGCTGCAAAAGGGCGACAAGGTGCTGGGCATGAACCTCAGCCACGGCGGGCACCTGACCCACGGCAGCCCGGTGAACTTCTCAGGTCTGAACTACGAGGTCATCAGCTACCAGGTCAACGAGCAGACCGAACTGCTGGACATGAACGAGGTGCGCTCACTCGCGCTGGAGCACCGCCCCAAGCTGATCATCGCGGGTGCCAGCGCATACTCTCGCACCATTGACTTCGCGGCTTTCCGGGCCATCGCCGACGAGGTGGGTGCCTACCTGATGGCCGACATCGCCCACATCGCCGGTCTCGTGGCAGCGGGCTTGCACCCCAGCCCGGTGCCGCATGCACACGTCGTGACCAGCACCACCCACAAGACCTTGCGCGGGCCGCGCAGCGGCATCATCTTCTCCAGCGACCCGGAGATCGGTGCCAAGATCGACCGCATGGTCTTTCCAGGCACCCAGGGTGGCCCCCTGGAGCATGTCATCGCCGGTAAAGCCGTGGCCCTCTTCGAGGCGCTGCAGCCTTCGTTCAAGGTGTACGGCGCGCAGGTCATCAAGAATGCACAGGCACTCGCGGTGGCCTTTCAGGAGCGTGGCTACCGCATCGTGTCCGGCGGCACCGACAACCACCTGCTGGTGCTCGATCTGCGTCCGCAGGGTCTGAACGGCACCAAGGCAACGAAGCTCCTCGACGCGGCACACATCACCATCTCCAAGAGCACCCTGCCGTACGACACCGAGAAAATCCTGCACGGAGGCGGTATCCGCATCGGCACCCCGGCCGTCACGACACGTGGCATGATCGAAAGCGACATGAGCCTGATCGCCGACCTGATCGACCGCACCCTGCGTGGCGAGGATGCGCAGTTGATCCGCGAGGAAGTCAGGGCGTTTACCAGCCGCTTTCCGCTGCCCTGAGGTCCTGAGAATGAAACGCCCGGGACACTCCCGGGCGTTTTTTGATTGTGAGACAACGATCCCGGCACGATTTGAGTGGCGCTACTTCACCAGATCGACTGAGCTGCCGTTTCCGCTGGAGTACCGCACGGTTCCAATACCCGGCACGAAATAGCTGTACGAGGAGCTGGCCGCACCGGAACTGGTCGAGACGTCGTTACGGATGACCAGCGCGTTGAAGCGTCCTGCCGGCATACTCAGGGCTTCCTGGCCCATCACCCGCGCGGTCAGGGTCAGACCACCCGAGCTGCTGGTCCAGCTCTGGCCGGGTGTGAGCGGGCTCGCCGGGTACACGGTCAGCGGCGGCTCGTACCAGTTGAGCTTGCCGCCAGAGCGGGTCGCGCGCAGGTACACGGCCCCGTCGCGGAATTCCAGCAGATCCTCGGAGACCAGTTTGCCGCCGATGAGGTGCTGCAGGGGCGTGACCTTGACTCCACGCAGTGTCTGCGGCTGGAGCAGGCGCTGCACCTCGCCGTTCGACAGCTTCCAGGTGGTGCCCGGCGCGCTGGGATAATAATTGCCCGCTGCCAGCGACACGCTGGTGGCGGCCAGGAGCAGCAGCCCGACGACTCTTCGCATGAAATTCAGCTTAGCGTCTTCTGAAGACCGCTTGCTGAATAAAAGGGCCTGTGTCCGCCCGGCGGCTACTGCTCGTCGTCCTTGCCAAGCTCGGCGCCGCGTTTGGTGGCGGCCACCACGGCTTCGATCAGGGCAGAACGCACCGCTCCGCGCTCAAGCTCGGCCAGTCCGGCAATGGTCGTGCCGCCCGGCGAGGCGACCTCGTCTTTGAGGAGGCCCGGATGCGCGCGTCCCAGCAGCAGTTCTCCCGACGCGATCAACAGCTTGGCGGCGAGTTCTTGCGCCAGCGGACGCGAAAGGCCCATGCGCACCGCACCGTCGGCGAGGCCCTCGGCAAACACCGCCGCGTAAGCCGGTCCCGAGGCACTCATGCCGGTGAAGGTATTGAACAGGTGCTCGGGCAGTTCATAGACATCACCGACCGCGCCAAACAGCGAACGGGCAAAGTCAAGATCGCCCGCGTCAACGGCTTCCTTGGGCGCCGTGATGGCCGTCTGCGCCTTGCCGATGGTTGCGGCGAGGCTGGGCATGGCCCGCACCACCCGGCGTGTGCCCAGGCGGCGCGACAAGGTGGCGACGCTGACTCCGGCCATGGTGGAGAGATAGCCGGTGTTGGGTTGCGCGAGCCATTCCACGGCACCCGGAAAGGTGCGTGGCTGGAGACACAGCGCGATACGCCCGACCTGGGCCAGGTCTCCTGGGGTCAAAACACGCGCCCCGAAACGTTCCGACAGCTGCTGGACGCGCACCGCGTTGATGTCCAGCAGGCCGATGTCGCTCCCCTGGACCACTCCCCGGCGGGTCAGGCCCTCCAGAAGTGAAAGCCCCAGCTTGCCCACGCCGACGATTGCCAGTTTCATGCGCTCGATTATGGCAAATGTGGCGTAAGGACGCGCCGCGCCCGTGCAGACTTCTCGCACCAGCAGGGCAGCGCCCGGCGTTCAGCCTGAGCTGATGGCGTACGGTCGGCCGCTCGCCTTGGCACGGTACATCGCGGCGTCGGCCTGACGCAGCAACGTCTCGCCGCACAGCGCTTCGCCACATGCCGTTGCAATGCCGATATTGGCGCGCAGGTTGGTGTTGGCGGTGGAGAGTTCTCCCACGGAGTCGGCCAGTCTTCCGGCCACCTGCACCGCGCCACGCCCGTCCGTAAAGGGAAGCAGCACCGCGAATTCGTCACCGCCCCAGCGGAACACCTGATCCTCACCGCGCAATTGCTGCTGAAGTGCCTGGGCGATCTGCACGAGCACCTGGTCTCCGGCAGCGTGCCCGAAGCGGTCGTTGATTCCCTTGAAACCGCTCAGATCGAGCACCAGCATCGAGACCGGCTGTAGATTGCGCCCGGCACCCTTCACCGCACGCGTGAGCGCCTCGTTGAACGCACGCCGGTTGGGCAAGCCCGTCAGGGTGTCCGTTCGCGCGGCGTTCTCGATCAGCTGCCGCTGCTCGGCATGATGAATCAGGGCCGCTGCCTGCGCCGCGAACGCGCGGGCGACATCAACTGAATCTGCCCCGAAGGCGTCGGGGTCCCGGACCGAATCGAGGTTCAGCACCGCGTACACCTGCCCTTGGTACAAGATGGGCACACACAGGTTGGCGTGCAGGAGGTGGGTGGACGGCAGGCAGGCGGCAATCAGTTGACTTTGCACCTGATAGCCCGCGCCCTGCTGCACGATGCTGCCCTGGCTGAGTACCCGTGGAACTCCGGCCAGCCACGCGGCGTCATCGAGCCCGTACCAGGTGTCACGGGTATCGGACACCATAAAGCTGACATCCTGCAGTTCCTCACGCTCATAGCCGACCCAGGCGCGGTAATGAAAACGGTCGTCGACGCGGACCAACAGACTGCCGGCCCCTGCGCCGGGAACAAGTCGGACGGCTTCTTGCAGCAACGGCAGGTAGAGTCCCTCGGGGGGGACGCTCAGCAGTTCGCGCTGCAGGCGCAGCTGGCTCGAGAGCTGCGCCTGCACATCGAAACGCTCCAGCGCGGAACCAAGCAGGCGGGCGACCATCTGAAACAGAATGGCATCGGCCTGGGACCACTTCGCGGTTCCAAATTCTGCCCAGAGTGCCCGTCGGGCGCGGTGGCGCCCGGCAACCGGGCACAGCATGAAGTCCTCACCCAGGCTCGGCTCTCCGTGCCGCAGCGAGTGTAACATCGAAGGCGGCCATTCTACTGGCAGGCTCGGCGCTCTGTCGTCGCGTCCACTGGGACGCAAGGTAGCGTCACGGTAGTCGAGCAGCGTGACGGTCTTGACCGGGGTGAAGCGGCGCAAATGGTCCAGCGCCGAACGGGATGCTTCCTCGGCACCCTGTCCCGGCAGCGCTTGTGCCAGCTTGGCGGTGGCGGCCGCGCGGTGGCGCTCACGAAGCTGCACCAGCAATCCTGCCACAGCCTTCGCGAATACGACGAGCGGGCCTCTGGCTTCGCCGAAAGGTGCGCCTTGCTCGATCAGTATCACCGCCTGAACCTCACCCCGTACCGCCAGAGGCAGCACGAGCGCGTGACGGCTGTGCTCAGGCGGGTTTTCAGGCCGTTGGCTCCCTTCGCACAGCAGCTCATGCGGCCGCGCCGTGTCAAAGGACTCGCGCAGGGCCCTTCTCAGCGGCGGCCAGGCGGACGGCTCCTCGCGCCACTGCGCCGACATCGACCGCAACTGCTGGTCGAGCATCCAGACGTTCGCCCGACCGTTCGTGCCGCGCGTGAGGTGCGAAAGCAGAGCAGAAACGAGGGATTCGGTGGATGTCTGAGCGGCCAGTTCGTCATACACCTGGGCGAGCATCTCGGGGCTGAACGGCGACATGCGTCCTGTCAGCTCCAGTAGTGGACCCGGACCGAGCCAGGACGGGAAGTCTGGTCTGCATGGGCCCGATTCCACGCTCGTTGCAGTGTGTTTTCCACACTCTCAAAATACGACAAAAAGGCCAGCCGGTGCGTCGGCAGTCCAAGCGTCTGCACTACACTTGGATCATGTGGATTTTTCGCTTGCCCGGCACCCTCGATGCGCGCGAAGTGGACCTCGACACCTTGTGGAGCGCCGGCGCCCAGGGCCTCGAGGAACACGGCGAGACCGTGCTCGCCTACTTCTCCGAGAAAATGGATGTCCCGCTCTTGGGTGAGTGGACCGAAGAGCCCGATCAGGATTGGCAGGAAGGCTGGAAGAAGGACCTGAAGCCTGTGCAGGCAGGCGCCTTCGCCATTGCCCCGCCCTGGCTGGCAAGCGAGGTTCCGCCGGGCCAACGTCCGCTGCTGATCGAGGTGGGAATGGCGTTTGGCACCGGGCACCACGAAACCACCCGCCTGGCCGTCGAGGCCCTGAGCGAGCGTTCCTGGGCGCTGCAGCCTCGTGTGCTGGATGTCGGCACCGGCTCGGGGGTGCTGGCGTTGGCCGCGGCACTGTTGGGTGCGGGCGAGGTGATCGGCGTGGACATCGACCCGGTGACCATTCCGGCCGCCGAGGAAAACGCCCGACTGAACGGCTTTTTACGCCTGGACGACCACTTCGTCCGGCCCGGCAGTGCGGGAACGCTGACCTTTATGGAAGGCACCCTCAGTGAGGTGCCGGCGGCTCAGCCTTTCGATGTGCTCGTGGCGAACCTATACGCTGAGCTGCACGACATTCTGATGAGTCAGTACCGCGAAGTCATCGCGCCTGGAGGCCAGGTGGTACTCACCGGCATCCTGACGGGCAAGCTGCCCCTGGTGCTTGACGCCCTGGCACGGGAGGGATTCCAAAACGCGCAAAGCCGCACCCAGGGTGACTGGGTGCTGGTCGTGGCGCAGGCCTGAAGTCATGCACCGCGTCCGGGTCGATTTCCTGCAGGAGTCCATTACGCTCACGGCGCGTGAAGCGCGTCACCTGCGTGTCCTGCGCCTGACGCCCGGCGACATCGTCCGGGTGTTCGACGGCCACGGTCAGGAAGCGCAGGCGAGCCTCGTGCGGCTGGACGACGAGTTGGCCGAGCTGCGTCTGGGCGCGCTGGTTGACGCTGCGCCGGAAACCCCGCAACCGGTGACGCTGGCTGTCGCCCTGCTCAAGGGAGACAAGCTCACCGATGTCGTGCGCGCCTCCACGGAACTGGGGGTCTCCCGAATTCAGCTGCTCAGCACCCGCTTTGCGGATGTGCCCGAAATCGGCAATGCCAAACTCCAGCGCCTGGACCGAGTCGCTCAGGAAGCCGCCAAACAGTCGCGCCGTGCCGTAGTTCCAGTCGTACTCAGGCCGATTCCCCTCAGCGCTCTGCCCGAAACGACCCAGGGATTCGTGGCCCATCCTGGCAGCACATCCCGACTGACCGCGCTGCTCGACTGGTCGGTGGGGCCGACCCTGGTCAGCGGTCCGGAAGGTGGCTTTTCCGAGCAGGAGATCGCCCTGCTTCGGTCGCGTGGTTACCACGCGGTCACGCTTGGCCAGCGTATTCTGCGCGCCGAGACGGCCCCGCTGGCGCTGCTGGGTGCCATCGCGGCCACAGGAGTCTAAGCATGAACACAGAATCGAGCAGCCTTTTCAGGCGAACTGTTTTCTTGATGGCGGCGTTTCTTTCGCTTGGTCTTTCCGCCTGCCGCTACACCACATTTCCGCTGGCGCCGCCGACCCTGCAAGGCGAATTTCCGGCCCGCCTCAGTGAGGGGCTCCTGGCCCGCGACGGCGGCGACCTGACGCTGACTGTGCGCCTCGACGCGCGCAGCAAGTCGGGTTTTCTGACGGTCGCCTGGTTCCGTGACGACACCGAACTGGGGCGCGACCGCGTCTACCTCGACATCCGCGAACCCACCGCGCAATTCCGTCTGGGTGCGCCGGAGCCTGGGTTCTACCGGGCGGTGGTGCTTTTTGAAGGCGCGATCCTGCGTCAGTTCGAACTCGAAGAGGTTCCGGTCGCGCCGTCCAGCGCTCCCGCGCCACCCGCGCCCGGCGGTGCGCCTTGATCAGCGGGCAGGCCGGCGCGCTTCAGGGCGTGCGCGGCGTGGTCGAGTGGC
The Deinococcus peraridilitoris DSM 19664 genome window above contains:
- a CDS encoding 16S rRNA (uracil(1498)-N(3))-methyltransferase, which encodes MHRVRVDFLQESITLTAREARHLRVLRLTPGDIVRVFDGHGQEAQASLVRLDDELAELRLGALVDAAPETPQPVTLAVALLKGDKLTDVVRASTELGVSRIQLLSTRFADVPEIGNAKLQRLDRVAQEAAKQSRRAVVPVVLRPIPLSALPETTQGFVAHPGSTSRLTALLDWSVGPTLVSGPEGGFSEQEIALLRSRGYHAVTLGQRILRAETAPLALLGAIAATGV
- the glyA gene encoding serine hydroxymethyltransferase codes for the protein MTQTAHNPGDLREDNLRDPTVFALIDRERQRQFEGLELIASENFTSSAVREAVGSVLTNKYAEGYPGKRWYGGCEVVDEVERLAIERAKELFGAAWANVQPHSGSSANLAVYFALLQKGDKVLGMNLSHGGHLTHGSPVNFSGLNYEVISYQVNEQTELLDMNEVRSLALEHRPKLIIAGASAYSRTIDFAAFRAIADEVGAYLMADIAHIAGLVAAGLHPSPVPHAHVVTSTTHKTLRGPRSGIIFSSDPEIGAKIDRMVFPGTQGGPLEHVIAGKAVALFEALQPSFKVYGAQVIKNAQALAVAFQERGYRIVSGGTDNHLLVLDLRPQGLNGTKATKLLDAAHITISKSTLPYDTEKILHGGGIRIGTPAVTTRGMIESDMSLIADLIDRTLRGEDAQLIREEVRAFTSRFPLP
- a CDS encoding DUF1206 domain-containing protein, encoding MNTSQQVKREVQHAAHQAAPWVVRLARLGYASKGAVYVTLGALAARAAFGQGGKTTDTRGAIASIGEQPFGQALLVVVALGLIGYSLWQFARAALDPEGQGTGAKGLAKRLGYLLSGGAHTALALYAGSLATRARPIGGSGRNEDDWTALLLDQPFGPFLVGAVGLVALGIAASQLFVAYKKAFLKRLDLSRLPADRQRLATRLGQAGIAARAVVLAIVGGFFLQAAWTHNAQRAGGIAEALRTVEQQPFGPWLLGTVALGLIAFGLYAVVQGLFRRIRLE
- the prfB gene encoding peptide chain release factor 2 (programmed frameshift); the encoded protein is MEQLLEKLAALREYLDIPGKTRRLNELDHELQDPALWNDQSRARAVNQEATSLRRLVEAYGTLSSDAEGLGEMLEMSTPDEREMLQEELHGLQGRVDELYRETLFTMKHADAPAIVLVKPGAGGTEAQDWAGMLSRMYMRWAERNGYKVELLDEQAGDQAGITTSQFIVRGERAFGMLAPEHGVHRLVRVSPFDSNNRRHTSFASVDVVPEVPEQEIDIHVPDSDVRVDVYRSQGAGGQGVNTTDSAVRVTHLPTGLQVAIQVTRSQIKNREMAFRILKQRLHDIEVRKREEEDAKARGEQKKIEWGSQIRSYVLDKQYVKDHRTGVMRHDSGNILDGDLEEFMWAGLEWLAGKRVAEGGADDE
- the proC gene encoding pyrroline-5-carboxylate reductase gives rise to the protein MKLAIVGVGKLGLSLLEGLTRRGVVQGSDIGLLDINAVRVQQLSERFGARVLTPGDLAQVGRIALCLQPRTFPGAVEWLAQPNTGYLSTMAGVSVATLSRRLGTRRVVRAMPSLAATIGKAQTAITAPKEAVDAGDLDFARSLFGAVGDVYELPEHLFNTFTGMSASGPAYAAVFAEGLADGAVRMGLSRPLAQELAAKLLIASGELLLGRAHPGLLKDEVASPGGTTIAGLAELERGAVRSALIEAVVAATKRGAELGKDDEQ
- a CDS encoding GGDEF domain-containing protein; protein product: MSPFSPEMLAQVYDELAAQTSTESLVSALLSHLTRGTNGRANVWMLDQQLRSMSAQWREEPSAWPPLRRALRESFDTARPHELLCEGSQRPENPPEHSRHALVLPLAVRGEVQAVILIEQGAPFGEARGPLVVFAKAVAGLLVQLRERHRAAATAKLAQALPGQGAEEASRSALDHLRRFTPVKTVTLLDYRDATLRPSGRDDRAPSLPVEWPPSMLHSLRHGEPSLGEDFMLCPVAGRHRARRALWAEFGTAKWSQADAILFQMVARLLGSALERFDVQAQLSSQLRLQRELLSVPPEGLYLPLLQEAVRLVPGAGAGSLLVRVDDRFHYRAWVGYEREELQDVSFMVSDTRDTWYGLDDAAWLAGVPRVLSQGSIVQQGAGYQVQSQLIAACLPSTHLLHANLCVPILYQGQVYAVLNLDSVRDPDAFGADSVDVARAFAAQAAALIHHAEQRQLIENAARTDTLTGLPNRRAFNEALTRAVKGAGRNLQPVSMLVLDLSGFKGINDRFGHAAGDQVLVQIAQALQQQLRGEDQVFRWGGDEFAVLLPFTDGRGAVQVAGRLADSVGELSTANTNLRANIGIATACGEALCGETLLRQADAAMYRAKASGRPYAISSG
- a CDS encoding 50S ribosomal protein L11 methyltransferase gives rise to the protein MWIFRLPGTLDAREVDLDTLWSAGAQGLEEHGETVLAYFSEKMDVPLLGEWTEEPDQDWQEGWKKDLKPVQAGAFAIAPPWLASEVPPGQRPLLIEVGMAFGTGHHETTRLAVEALSERSWALQPRVLDVGTGSGVLALAAALLGAGEVIGVDIDPVTIPAAEENARLNGFLRLDDHFVRPGSAGTLTFMEGTLSEVPAAQPFDVLVANLYAELHDILMSQYREVIAPGGQVVLTGILTGKLPLVLDALAREGFQNAQSRTQGDWVLVVAQA